The Oncorhynchus tshawytscha isolate Ot180627B linkage group LG08, Otsh_v2.0, whole genome shotgun sequence genome window below encodes:
- the LOC112256999 gene encoding LOW QUALITY PROTEIN: pre-mRNA-splicing factor SLU7-like (The sequence of the model RefSeq protein was modified relative to this genomic sequence to represent the inferred CDS: deleted 1 base in 1 codon; substituted 1 base at 1 genomic stop codon): FISQTFSTQRLNITRLPGTLGKHTRQTRPGFEKFFVWEANDKGSEVHLQADPTKLELLHQSFKVKKEVFKDKQKKTILDKYGGEEQLDVPPRGLLLAQTEDYVEYSRHGAVLKGPEKAVAHSKYEEDVLIQNHACIWGSCRRESCWDFKCCHSMVKMSYCTGEAGIKTTPLXSSSTCVPFEEGLEQEEELKTTRDSQGEAKREEAEEEKQKKKKQKKKKKKKHGSDSSESEEEKKKQKLNQALTTEDVHLKQVEEMMKVDERKRKYNSLQEIKEPTEEDMEAFRMKRSREDDPMANFLELGQ; encoded by the exons TTCATATCACAGACTTTCTCAACACAGAGACTCAATATCACAAGACTTCCGGGAACGCTTGGAAAGCATACtcgacagaccagaccagggtttGAGAAAT tCTTTGTGTGGGAGGCCAATGATAAGGGCTCTGAGGTGCACCTCCAGGCCGACCCCACCAAGCTGGAGCTGCTGCACCAGTCCTTCAAGGTCAAGAAGGAGGTTTTCAAGGACAAACAGAAGAAGACGATCCTGGATAAG TACGGGGGTGAGGAGCAGCTGGACGTCCCTCCCAGAGGGCTGCTGCTGGCCCAGACTGAGGACTACGTGGAGTACAGTCGTCACGGTGCCGTGCTGAAGGGACCGGAGAAGGCTGTGGCACACTCCAAATACGAAGAGGACGTACTCATCCAGAACCACGCG TGTATCTGGGGGTCATGCAGGAGAGAAAGCTGCTGGGACTTCAAGTGCTGCCACTCCATGGTCAAAATGAGCTACTGCACCGGAGAGGCTGGCATCAAAACTACT CCCCTATAGAGCTCCTCAACCTGTGTTCCGTTTGAggagggactggagcaggaggaggagctaaAGACTACTAGAGATTCACAGGGAGAAGCTAAaagagaagaagcagaagaagaa aagcagaagaagaagaagcagaagaagaagaagaagaagaagcacgGCTCAGACAGCAGCGAatctgaggaggagaagaagaaacagaAACTGAACCAG gCTCTGACTACAGAGGACGTGCATCTGAAGCAGGTAGAGGAGATGATGAAGgtggatgagaggaagaggaagtacAACAGCCTGCAGGAGATCAAGGAGCCCACGGAGGAGGATATGGAGGCCTTCAGGATGAAACGCTCCAGGGAAGACGACCCCATGGCCAACTTCCTGGAGCTGGGACAGTGA
- the c1qtnf2 gene encoding complement C1q tumor necrosis factor-related protein 2 isoform X1, with the protein MLLFVKFISSVATTMLQLSLMVCLLSITVTTPQSQFQTTHPLYKKGHNITIHSSQLVCSLPGPQGPGGNPGGPGSPGTMGPMGTPGKDGLDGEDGKKGERGDRGKHDGERGDRGEQGRSGNPGKPGVKGREGVVGKHGPRGLKGARGAPGLAGLGGTKGETGDAGETGAPGGCNCGTNSARSAFSVAMTKSYPKERLPIRFKRILLNEGNHYNATTGKFVCSVPGVYYFTYDITLANKHLAIGLVHNGQYKIKTFDANTGNHDVASGSTILRLERQDQVWLQIFYSEQNGLFYDPFWTDSLFTGFLIYADQEYLNEVDRKANEDSSPSS; encoded by the exons ATGCTGCTATTTGTCAAGTTTATCTCTTCAGTTG CTACTACCATGCTCCAGCTGTCTCTGATGGTGTGTTTACTATCCATCACTGTCACTACCCCCCAGTCCCAGTTCCAGACTACACACCCCTTGTACAAGAAGGGCCACAACATCACCATCCATTCCTCCCAGCTGGTATGTAGTCTACCCGGCCCTCAGGGGCCAGGTGGCAACCCAGGGGGCCCCGGATCTCCAGGGACTATGGGTCCCATGGGTACCCCAGGGAAGGATGGCCTGGATGGGGAGGATggaaagaagggggagaggggtgacagaggtaagcatgatggagagaggggtgacagag GTGAACAGGGGAGGTCTGGGAACCCAGGTAAACCCGGGGTTAAAGGTCGTGAGGGCGTGGTGGGCAAGCATGGACCCCGAGGGCTGAAGGGCGCGCGTGGGGCCCCAGGTCTGGCCGGGCTGGGGGGCACCAAGGGGGAGACGGGGGACGCAGGTGAGACAGGGGCTCCTGGGGGCTGTAACTGCGGCACCAACTCAGCCCGCTCCGCCTTCTCTGTTGCCATGACCAAGAGTTACCCCAAAGAGCGTCTCCCAATCCGGTTCAAACGTATTCTACTCAACGAAGGGAACCACTACAATGCCACAACTGGGAAGTTTGTCTGCTCTGTCCCTGGAGTCTACTACTTCACTTATGACATCACATTGGCCAATAAGCACTTGGCGATCGGGTTGGTGCACAACGGGCAGTACAAAATCAAGACGTTTGACGCCAACACTGGGAACCACGATGTGGCGTCCGGTTCCACGATTCTCCGGTTAGAGCGTCAGGACCAGGTTTGGCTGCAGATCTTCTACTCTGAACAGAATGGGCTGTTCTATGACCCGTTCTGGACAGATAGTCTGTTTACCGGGTTCCTGATCTATGCAGACCAGGAGTATCTGAACGAAGTGGACAGGAAAGCTAATGAGGATTCATCACCTTCATCCTGA
- the c1qtnf2 gene encoding complement C1q tumor necrosis factor-related protein 2 isoform X2 encodes MLLFVKFISSVATTMLQLSLMVCLLSITVTTPQSQFQTTHPLYKKGHNITIHSSQLVCSLPGPQGPGGNPGGPGSPGTMGPMGTPGKDGLDGEDGKKGERGDRGEQGRSGNPGKPGVKGREGVVGKHGPRGLKGARGAPGLAGLGGTKGETGDAGETGAPGGCNCGTNSARSAFSVAMTKSYPKERLPIRFKRILLNEGNHYNATTGKFVCSVPGVYYFTYDITLANKHLAIGLVHNGQYKIKTFDANTGNHDVASGSTILRLERQDQVWLQIFYSEQNGLFYDPFWTDSLFTGFLIYADQEYLNEVDRKANEDSSPSS; translated from the exons ATGCTGCTATTTGTCAAGTTTATCTCTTCAGTTG CTACTACCATGCTCCAGCTGTCTCTGATGGTGTGTTTACTATCCATCACTGTCACTACCCCCCAGTCCCAGTTCCAGACTACACACCCCTTGTACAAGAAGGGCCACAACATCACCATCCATTCCTCCCAGCTGGTATGTAGTCTACCCGGCCCTCAGGGGCCAGGTGGCAACCCAGGGGGCCCCGGATCTCCAGGGACTATGGGTCCCATGGGTACCCCAGGGAAGGATGGCCTGGATGGGGAGGATggaaagaagggggagaggggtgacagag GTGAACAGGGGAGGTCTGGGAACCCAGGTAAACCCGGGGTTAAAGGTCGTGAGGGCGTGGTGGGCAAGCATGGACCCCGAGGGCTGAAGGGCGCGCGTGGGGCCCCAGGTCTGGCCGGGCTGGGGGGCACCAAGGGGGAGACGGGGGACGCAGGTGAGACAGGGGCTCCTGGGGGCTGTAACTGCGGCACCAACTCAGCCCGCTCCGCCTTCTCTGTTGCCATGACCAAGAGTTACCCCAAAGAGCGTCTCCCAATCCGGTTCAAACGTATTCTACTCAACGAAGGGAACCACTACAATGCCACAACTGGGAAGTTTGTCTGCTCTGTCCCTGGAGTCTACTACTTCACTTATGACATCACATTGGCCAATAAGCACTTGGCGATCGGGTTGGTGCACAACGGGCAGTACAAAATCAAGACGTTTGACGCCAACACTGGGAACCACGATGTGGCGTCCGGTTCCACGATTCTCCGGTTAGAGCGTCAGGACCAGGTTTGGCTGCAGATCTTCTACTCTGAACAGAATGGGCTGTTCTATGACCCGTTCTGGACAGATAGTCTGTTTACCGGGTTCCTGATCTATGCAGACCAGGAGTATCTGAACGAAGTGGACAGGAAAGCTAATGAGGATTCATCACCTTCATCCTGA
- the c1qtnf2 gene encoding complement C1q tumor necrosis factor-related protein 2 isoform X3 yields MLQLSLMVCLLSITVTTPQSQFQTTHPLYKKGHNITIHSSQLVCSLPGPQGPGGNPGGPGSPGTMGPMGTPGKDGLDGEDGKKGERGDRGKHDGERGDRGEQGRSGNPGKPGVKGREGVVGKHGPRGLKGARGAPGLAGLGGTKGETGDAGETGAPGGCNCGTNSARSAFSVAMTKSYPKERLPIRFKRILLNEGNHYNATTGKFVCSVPGVYYFTYDITLANKHLAIGLVHNGQYKIKTFDANTGNHDVASGSTILRLERQDQVWLQIFYSEQNGLFYDPFWTDSLFTGFLIYADQEYLNEVDRKANEDSSPSS; encoded by the exons ATGCTCCAGCTGTCTCTGATGGTGTGTTTACTATCCATCACTGTCACTACCCCCCAGTCCCAGTTCCAGACTACACACCCCTTGTACAAGAAGGGCCACAACATCACCATCCATTCCTCCCAGCTGGTATGTAGTCTACCCGGCCCTCAGGGGCCAGGTGGCAACCCAGGGGGCCCCGGATCTCCAGGGACTATGGGTCCCATGGGTACCCCAGGGAAGGATGGCCTGGATGGGGAGGATggaaagaagggggagaggggtgacagaggtaagcatgatggagagaggggtgacagag GTGAACAGGGGAGGTCTGGGAACCCAGGTAAACCCGGGGTTAAAGGTCGTGAGGGCGTGGTGGGCAAGCATGGACCCCGAGGGCTGAAGGGCGCGCGTGGGGCCCCAGGTCTGGCCGGGCTGGGGGGCACCAAGGGGGAGACGGGGGACGCAGGTGAGACAGGGGCTCCTGGGGGCTGTAACTGCGGCACCAACTCAGCCCGCTCCGCCTTCTCTGTTGCCATGACCAAGAGTTACCCCAAAGAGCGTCTCCCAATCCGGTTCAAACGTATTCTACTCAACGAAGGGAACCACTACAATGCCACAACTGGGAAGTTTGTCTGCTCTGTCCCTGGAGTCTACTACTTCACTTATGACATCACATTGGCCAATAAGCACTTGGCGATCGGGTTGGTGCACAACGGGCAGTACAAAATCAAGACGTTTGACGCCAACACTGGGAACCACGATGTGGCGTCCGGTTCCACGATTCTCCGGTTAGAGCGTCAGGACCAGGTTTGGCTGCAGATCTTCTACTCTGAACAGAATGGGCTGTTCTATGACCCGTTCTGGACAGATAGTCTGTTTACCGGGTTCCTGATCTATGCAGACCAGGAGTATCTGAACGAAGTGGACAGGAAAGCTAATGAGGATTCATCACCTTCATCCTGA